One region of Peribacillus simplex genomic DNA includes:
- a CDS encoding GNAT family N-acetyltransferase — translation MYFRDWKPKKDIKKLTEITVSNFWVSSDTVNEILQKSHKVLVICNDKGKVVGFLCYNLYLSKVAHINYIVLEKKYRGKGNLQSLLPGLVAYARKKGILVVSGFVNKYNPEALQKFKEFGFKPILIYHDDILIQSLI, via the coding sequence ATGTACTTTCGAGACTGGAAACCTAAAAAAGACATCAAGAAATTAACGGAAATTACGGTAAGTAATTTTTGGGTTTCGTCAGATACAGTGAATGAAATTTTGCAAAAGTCACATAAGGTACTTGTGATTTGTAATGATAAAGGTAAAGTAGTGGGATTTCTTTGTTATAATCTTTATTTATCTAAAGTGGCTCATATTAATTATATAGTGCTTGAGAAGAAGTATAGAGGAAAGGGAAATCTGCAATCACTTTTACCAGGATTAGTAGCTTATGCAAGAAAAAAAGGGATCCTTGTAGTATCCGGTTTTGTGAACAAATATAACCCTGAGGCATTGCAAAAATTTAAAGAATTTGGATTTAAACCGATTTTAATTTATCATGATGACATTCTAATTCAATCACTGATTTAA
- a CDS encoding TIGR01777 family oxidoreductase, with protein sequence MLKKVVLAGGTGFVGQYFENHFRNLGYEVRIISRQTPHIGWEDKEGIRETIDNSDMLINLAGKTVNCRYNVKNKKEILDSRTITTEVLGQAIEQCENPPSLWINSSTATIYRHAEDKPMTEEDGVIGSGFSVDVAKAWEHSFFDFRLPKTRQIALRIAIVLGDGGVMTPYRNLVKFGLGGHQGSGNQKFSWIHIEDLFNIVLFLRKNEELSGVFNCSSPHPVTNRELMAYLRKNMNKRIGMPCPTPMLEMGAFFMGTETELILKSRWVIPERLEKEGYAFKFHHLDEALHQILMNSN encoded by the coding sequence ATGCTGAAGAAAGTGGTTTTAGCTGGCGGGACTGGTTTTGTCGGTCAATACTTTGAAAATCATTTCAGGAATTTGGGATATGAGGTAAGAATCATCTCCAGGCAAACCCCGCATATCGGATGGGAAGATAAAGAAGGAATAAGGGAAACAATCGATAATTCGGATATGTTAATCAACCTCGCCGGAAAAACAGTCAATTGCCGATACAATGTCAAGAATAAGAAAGAAATCTTAGATTCACGAACAATTACGACTGAAGTGCTCGGACAGGCGATTGAACAATGTGAAAATCCTCCTTCATTATGGATAAACTCAAGCACGGCAACCATATACAGGCATGCTGAAGATAAACCAATGACAGAAGAGGATGGTGTAATCGGTTCAGGCTTTTCCGTTGATGTAGCAAAAGCGTGGGAGCACTCATTTTTCGATTTCCGATTACCCAAGACGAGACAAATTGCTTTACGGATCGCCATTGTATTGGGCGATGGGGGAGTGATGACCCCTTATAGGAATTTGGTTAAATTCGGCCTGGGAGGACATCAAGGATCAGGAAATCAGAAATTCAGTTGGATACATATAGAAGACTTATTTAACATTGTCCTTTTTCTGAGAAAGAATGAGGAGTTGAGTGGGGTGTTCAATTGTTCATCGCCGCACCCAGTTACAAATCGTGAACTGATGGCCTATTTGAGAAAGAACATGAATAAAAGGATAGGAATGCCTTGCCCAACACCCATGCTTGAAATGGGGGCTTTCTTTATGGGGACCGAAACGGAATTGATATTAAAAAGCCGCTGGGTCATACCTGAGAGGTTGGAAAAGGAAGGATATGCATTTAAATTCCATCATCTTGATGAAGCTCTTCATCAGATACTGATGAACTCTAATTAA
- a CDS encoding LL-diaminopimelate aminotransferase → MNMAPSEKVGRFKTGIFSELATRKRAAMKRGMDVIDLSVGSPDLPPPDFVVDTLVKYAQDPNSYGYTLKGTPEFHEAVRYFYRQRYGVELDAEKEVLQLMGSQDGLAHLATAMINPGDYVLVPDPGYPIYEASVELAGGIIHPMALTAENGFLPQLNGIPDEIVKKTKMMIISYPGNPVTALADEAFFSEVILFAEKNEILVVHDFAYSELIFDNHPQISFMSIPGAKEVGIEFNSLSKTFNMAGCRIGYVVGNRDVLNILGTLKSHIDYGVFYPIQKAAEMALTSNLSLLSDQVKEYESRRDALISGLVEGGWKVPKTSATMFIWAKVPAGWKSRDFSYALIEKAGVTTVPGDAFGKQGEGYVRMALVQPAERLTEAAERIRLFLEEYRV, encoded by the coding sequence ATGAATATGGCTCCATCAGAAAAAGTCGGAAGATTCAAAACAGGTATATTTTCAGAGTTAGCGACCCGCAAGCGGGCAGCGATGAAACGAGGGATGGATGTTATCGATTTGAGTGTCGGAAGTCCGGATTTACCACCGCCTGATTTTGTTGTGGATACGCTTGTGAAGTACGCACAGGATCCTAATTCCTATGGATATACGTTAAAAGGTACGCCTGAATTCCATGAGGCAGTCCGTTACTTTTATCGGCAGCGTTACGGAGTGGAACTGGATGCAGAAAAGGAAGTCCTGCAACTGATGGGATCCCAGGATGGCCTTGCACACTTGGCAACTGCGATGATAAACCCGGGAGATTATGTGCTGGTGCCAGATCCGGGATATCCAATTTATGAAGCGAGTGTTGAGCTTGCCGGCGGAATTATTCATCCGATGGCGCTTACTGCGGAGAATGGATTCCTGCCGCAGCTCAACGGCATTCCGGATGAAATAGTGAAAAAAACGAAAATGATGATCATCAGTTATCCGGGAAATCCAGTCACCGCCCTTGCTGATGAAGCTTTCTTTTCAGAAGTCATATTGTTTGCGGAAAAGAATGAGATCCTGGTGGTTCACGATTTTGCTTATTCTGAGTTGATTTTTGATAATCATCCACAAATTAGTTTTATGTCCATTCCTGGTGCCAAGGAAGTGGGGATTGAATTTAATTCACTTTCCAAAACATTTAATATGGCCGGCTGCCGGATTGGGTATGTGGTCGGCAATCGCGATGTGCTGAACATCTTGGGAACATTGAAATCACACATTGATTATGGGGTTTTTTATCCGATCCAAAAAGCTGCCGAAATGGCACTTACTTCCAATCTTTCGCTGCTATCCGATCAGGTTAAGGAATACGAGTCCCGGCGTGATGCCTTGATATCAGGCCTTGTCGAAGGGGGATGGAAAGTGCCGAAGACCTCAGCAACCATGTTTATTTGGGCCAAAGTTCCAGCTGGTTGGAAATCACGAGATTTTTCCTATGCACTGATTGAAAAAGCAGGAGTTACAACCGTTCCTGGAGATGCTTTTGGGAAACAGGGTGAAGGGTATGTCCGGATGGCTTTAGTCCAACCGGCTGAGAGGTTGACGGAAGCTGCTGAACGGATTCGATTGTTTTTGGAGGAATATCGAGTGTAA
- a CDS encoding phage holin — protein sequence MINWKVRLKNPTFIFTVLLPGLLFLAQMVAAFINNFITPIGFSITDDAINGALGIINFIALTFFGVGGVVDHTTKGLSDSENARQYEEPK from the coding sequence ATGATCAACTGGAAAGTGCGCCTTAAGAATCCGACGTTTATATTCACTGTACTCCTTCCAGGGCTTTTATTTTTGGCGCAGATGGTTGCTGCGTTCATAAACAATTTCATTACCCCAATAGGCTTTAGCATAACTGATGATGCAATTAACGGGGCATTAGGCATCATTAACTTCATAGCGCTTACTTTCTTTGGGGTCGGCGGTGTGGTCGATCATACCACGAAGGGTCTAAGCGACAGTGAAAATGCTCGACAATACGAGGAGCCCAAGTAA
- a CDS encoding C40 family peptidase, whose amino-acid sequence MSYRLPVSKWLAAIVLLGALLTAFIFSPANASASINYGDEVAALAKKQVGSSYKYGGTTPIGFDASGLTQYVYKNAATEMKIPRTSAEQYKIGKAVKQKDLMAGDLVFYATGKKGQVSFVGIYYGNGTFVGTTTKGVKVVKMSDKYWKEKYIGAKRVIK is encoded by the coding sequence ATGAGTTATCGTTTACCAGTTTCAAAATGGCTTGCTGCCATAGTTTTACTCGGGGCATTGTTGACGGCATTCATATTCAGTCCGGCTAATGCTTCAGCTTCTATTAATTATGGTGATGAAGTTGCTGCTTTGGCAAAGAAGCAGGTGGGAAGCTCCTATAAATATGGAGGGACGACACCAATAGGGTTCGATGCAAGTGGTCTTACCCAATATGTATATAAAAATGCCGCGACGGAAATGAAGATTCCGAGAACGAGTGCCGAACAGTATAAAATTGGAAAGGCCGTGAAACAAAAAGACTTAATGGCGGGCGATTTGGTCTTCTATGCTACAGGTAAGAAAGGGCAGGTCTCCTTTGTTGGAATCTATTATGGAAATGGCACATTTGTCGGGACCACGACCAAGGGAGTCAAGGTGGTCAAAATGAGTGATAAGTATTGGAAAGAAAAATATATAGGGGCAAAACGAGTCATTAAGTAA
- a CDS encoding GDYXXLXY domain-containing protein, protein MNKPSLRPLIVFTIPVLILLVLALPPVWTTMTGDVIKIKTAPVDPTDLFRGSYVALQYEIESVKPSQLDSSIKSDFNTRNTGDYKKVYVRLKQNTDGLYDVDSVTKEKPGNGIYLKGELQIPYDLQNAKTIQIRYGLDNYFASEEKAKEMEKDALANPSVAVVKVRNGNVVLTDIIIE, encoded by the coding sequence ATGAATAAACCATCATTACGGCCTCTCATCGTATTTACCATTCCAGTCTTGATTCTTTTAGTCTTGGCGCTTCCTCCAGTCTGGACAACGATGACAGGCGATGTAATCAAGATTAAAACTGCCCCGGTCGATCCGACTGACTTGTTTAGGGGCAGCTATGTGGCATTGCAATACGAAATTGAATCCGTTAAGCCATCACAACTCGATAGCTCGATTAAATCCGATTTCAATACTAGAAATACGGGTGATTATAAAAAGGTATATGTACGTTTAAAACAAAACACCGATGGGCTATATGATGTCGATTCCGTAACGAAAGAAAAACCCGGCAATGGCATTTACCTAAAAGGGGAATTGCAAATCCCTTATGACCTGCAAAATGCTAAAACCATTCAGATCAGATACGGTCTGGACAATTATTTCGCATCCGAAGAAAAGGCTAAGGAAATGGAGAAGGACGCATTGGCCAATCCTTCAGTGGCCGTGGTAAAGGTTCGTAATGGAAATGTTGTCTTAACGGATATTATCATTGAATGA
- a CDS encoding DUF2157 domain-containing protein produces the protein MVKKEITKKKFEFLEHEFNYLEKEGVISQQEKVRMLGSYDVKGNLSFITILLSIGALLLGLGILTFVASNWIYLSKAVKFLLIIACLIGVNFAGVKWQARFPKTSRSLHYAGILIFGAGIFLIEQMFNISINFNSSFLLWAIGTVSIGYYLKDVFILIFTAFLLFIYINGSIFVDETSYPLAILVFLPALYILLKKFDYPKYLTFFINALAINTIALFLMESVPKLEFENSNTIVLSILFLLGILLAYIPVRTKLQNITHIQGHMLHGITALFLTFDYSIWFPLAYFVFLLYLILKGSLTSIVIICALIFRYYIDSFDFLPKSLTFIIGGIMLIGFGFFFENRRKKGGELNE, from the coding sequence TTGGTCAAAAAAGAAATAACGAAAAAGAAATTCGAGTTTCTTGAACATGAATTTAATTACCTTGAAAAGGAAGGAGTCATCTCCCAGCAAGAAAAAGTGAGGATGTTAGGTTCCTATGATGTAAAAGGTAATTTGAGTTTCATCACTATTCTATTATCCATTGGGGCACTTCTTTTAGGTCTGGGGATATTGACCTTTGTCGCCAGTAACTGGATCTATTTAAGTAAAGCGGTTAAATTCCTACTTATCATTGCATGCCTCATCGGAGTGAACTTTGCTGGTGTGAAGTGGCAGGCACGCTTTCCCAAAACGTCACGAAGTCTGCATTATGCAGGGATTCTAATATTTGGTGCAGGGATTTTTCTAATTGAGCAGATGTTTAACATCAGCATCAATTTCAACAGTTCCTTTTTATTATGGGCCATCGGAACGGTATCCATCGGTTACTATTTAAAGGATGTCTTCATCCTTATTTTTACAGCTTTTCTGCTTTTCATTTATATTAACGGAAGTATTTTCGTTGATGAAACGTCTTATCCGCTTGCCATTCTTGTATTTTTACCGGCTTTATACATTCTGTTAAAGAAATTCGATTACCCTAAGTACCTGACTTTTTTCATTAACGCTTTAGCCATCAATACAATTGCCTTATTTCTAATGGAATCCGTTCCGAAGCTGGAATTTGAAAACTCGAATACGATTGTCCTTTCCATTCTGTTTTTGTTGGGAATTCTGCTGGCCTATATTCCAGTAAGAACTAAATTGCAAAACATCACCCACATACAAGGGCATATGTTACATGGTATTACTGCACTCTTCCTCACCTTTGATTATTCAATCTGGTTCCCTTTAGCTTATTTCGTTTTTCTGCTATATCTCATTCTAAAAGGCAGTTTGACCAGCATCGTGATCATCTGTGCACTGATTTTCAGATATTACATCGATTCCTTTGACTTCCTGCCAAAATCGCTTACATTCATCATCGGCGGCATCATGCTTATCGGGTTTGGCTTCTTCTTTGAAAATCGACGAAAAAAAGGAGGAGAACTCAATGAATAA
- a CDS encoding PadR family transcriptional regulator, with amino-acid sequence MNVQFKKGVLELCVLVLLDKQDRYGYELVQKISDQIEISEGSVYPLLRRLTKEEYFTTYLQESTEGPPRKYYKLTDKGRRYLQELLTEWNEFSNGVNQLIKEGVNQ; translated from the coding sequence ATGAATGTACAATTCAAGAAAGGTGTCTTGGAACTGTGCGTCCTGGTCTTATTGGATAAGCAGGACCGCTATGGCTACGAACTTGTACAGAAGATTTCAGATCAAATCGAGATATCGGAGGGTTCGGTATATCCACTTTTACGACGATTGACGAAGGAAGAGTATTTTACGACTTATTTGCAAGAATCAACAGAAGGGCCACCGCGCAAGTATTATAAGTTAACCGACAAAGGCCGGAGATACCTTCAAGAGTTGCTGACGGAATGGAATGAATTTTCCAATGGGGTCAACCAATTAATCAAGGAGGGTGTGAACCAATGA
- a CDS encoding DUF1700 domain-containing protein, translated as MNKEQFLKQLNESLTGLSLEEQEDILQDYEEYFAIGMEKGKTEQEISTSLGNPKQISKELLASYHLGQVEQSTSASNVIRAVWAVIGLGFFNLVIVLGPFMALVGVVIAGWASAIAFILAPLGVIFNLAVGNFQLFDLFFALGLSGIGIFIAMGMFVATSALTKGFIRYLKFNASLVKGGLKK; from the coding sequence ATGAATAAAGAACAATTTTTAAAGCAGTTGAATGAATCTTTAACAGGGCTTTCCTTAGAGGAACAGGAAGATATCCTCCAAGATTACGAGGAGTATTTTGCAATTGGAATGGAAAAAGGGAAGACAGAGCAGGAAATTTCCACTTCCCTTGGGAATCCTAAACAGATTTCCAAGGAGCTATTGGCATCCTACCATCTTGGTCAGGTCGAACAATCGACTTCTGCCAGTAATGTAATTCGGGCCGTTTGGGCAGTCATTGGTTTGGGATTCTTTAATTTAGTGATCGTTTTAGGACCTTTTATGGCATTGGTCGGAGTTGTCATTGCAGGATGGGCATCGGCGATAGCGTTCATTCTTGCTCCGTTGGGCGTTATTTTCAACCTTGCAGTGGGCAACTTTCAATTATTCGATCTGTTCTTTGCATTGGGGCTAAGCGGGATTGGCATTTTCATTGCCATGGGAATGTTTGTCGCTACGAGCGCTTTAACCAAAGGTTTCATTCGTTATTTAAAATTTAACGCTTCCCTTGTGAAAGGCGGTTTGAAAAAATGA
- a CDS encoding DUF4097 family beta strand repeat-containing protein, giving the protein MINVKKLSIIALVLLLVGVIGSLFTFFQVTDKKTTTEEKTVSEIVTDVQVDSDNAAVEIIPTKDKDTRIELVSKGVDVSKLDFSADVEGKKLSVTLKDKHSFSFGFQIQSLHLKVYVPEKSYKSFVVKSDNGKVQMNELEIKNLNVESQNGRVELNNIITEKVKVKSANGRVDLNNVEGNLVGSSNNGKISLVTKDLDRNIQLESDNGKIMIKTDKEPTNTTFDVHVDNGKIDILNKYDRNVVIGKGENLVKLETNNGKIEVTK; this is encoded by the coding sequence ATGATTAATGTTAAAAAGTTATCGATCATTGCACTTGTATTGTTATTGGTCGGAGTAATAGGAAGTCTGTTTACTTTTTTCCAAGTGACGGATAAGAAAACGACTACAGAGGAAAAAACGGTTTCAGAGATCGTGACGGACGTTCAGGTCGACTCTGACAATGCAGCTGTAGAGATTATTCCAACGAAGGATAAGGATACCAGGATAGAGTTGGTTTCAAAAGGTGTGGATGTTTCCAAGCTGGATTTCTCTGCAGATGTGGAAGGCAAGAAACTTTCGGTTACATTAAAAGATAAACATTCCTTTAGCTTTGGGTTTCAAATTCAATCATTACATTTAAAAGTGTATGTGCCCGAGAAATCTTATAAGTCCTTTGTCGTTAAAAGTGATAATGGAAAAGTGCAAATGAATGAACTGGAGATAAAGAATCTGAACGTGGAATCACAAAATGGCCGTGTTGAATTAAATAATATAATAACCGAAAAAGTCAAAGTGAAATCTGCTAATGGAAGAGTAGATCTTAATAATGTAGAGGGAAATCTGGTTGGGTCATCGAATAACGGTAAAATCTCTCTTGTCACAAAAGACTTGGATCGGAATATTCAATTGGAAAGTGACAATGGGAAAATCATGATTAAAACAGATAAGGAGCCGACCAATACAACCTTTGATGTTCATGTTGACAATGGGAAAATCGATATTCTCAATAAATATGATAGGAATGTTGTCATTGGCAAAGGTGAAAACTTAGTGAAATTGGAAACGAATAATGGGAAAATCGAAGTAACGAAATAG
- a CDS encoding MFS transporter, protein MRETLVGERVRGNDKIWTRDFIMICLANLCIFMGFQMTMPTLPLFVEKLGGDDRLVGAVLGIFTFSALLVRPIAGRLLETKGRRIVFIIGLAIFALSVGSFGFMGSIGLLFMMRIVQGVGWGFSSTASGTIASDIIPAKRRGEGMGYYGLSGNLALAFGPSLGLFLVTVLPFQELFLICSLLGLFAIISASLIRYQKVESDPSTAVSAKRFDIYEKSALQPSLLIFFISVTFGGIATFLPLYTAEKGVGGIQWYFLVYAMALMVTRLFSGRLYDRRGHRAIFIPSTVLIMAGMLLLAWMPGEAVLYIAAVLYGFGFGSVQPALQAWSIEKTAANRKAMANATYFSFFDLGVGIGAIVFGQIGYLLGYRSIYITAAVSIFISMIVYLCIIRSEEK, encoded by the coding sequence ATGAGGGAAACCTTAGTGGGTGAACGGGTAAGAGGGAATGACAAAATCTGGACACGTGACTTTATCATGATCTGTTTGGCAAATCTGTGCATCTTCATGGGATTTCAAATGACGATGCCGACCCTCCCTCTGTTTGTTGAGAAGCTTGGTGGTGATGACCGTCTGGTGGGGGCTGTCCTTGGAATCTTTACTTTTTCGGCCTTGCTTGTTCGGCCAATTGCCGGCAGATTATTGGAAACGAAGGGAAGGCGAATCGTTTTTATTATCGGGTTAGCCATTTTCGCATTGTCCGTGGGTTCCTTCGGTTTTATGGGCAGCATCGGCTTGTTATTCATGATGCGGATTGTCCAGGGCGTCGGCTGGGGATTTTCTTCAACGGCTTCAGGAACAATAGCTTCCGATATAATCCCCGCGAAACGGCGTGGTGAGGGGATGGGTTATTACGGTTTATCGGGTAACTTAGCATTGGCATTCGGTCCATCATTGGGTCTATTTCTAGTTACGGTCCTTCCGTTTCAAGAGTTGTTCCTGATCTGTTCATTATTGGGATTGTTTGCCATCATTTCAGCATCACTTATTCGGTATCAAAAAGTGGAAAGTGATCCTTCGACGGCAGTGTCAGCCAAAAGGTTCGATATATATGAAAAAAGTGCCCTTCAGCCATCTTTGCTCATTTTCTTCATTTCCGTCACATTTGGTGGAATTGCAACCTTCCTTCCTCTTTATACAGCGGAAAAAGGGGTAGGTGGAATTCAGTGGTACTTTTTAGTATATGCAATGGCCCTCATGGTCACGAGATTATTCTCGGGTCGATTATATGACCGAAGGGGACATCGGGCAATATTCATTCCTTCAACAGTGCTCATCATGGCTGGGATGCTGCTGCTTGCGTGGATGCCGGGTGAAGCGGTCCTTTACATCGCGGCAGTGCTTTATGGATTTGGGTTCGGCTCCGTTCAGCCGGCGCTTCAGGCATGGTCGATTGAAAAGACGGCAGCCAATCGAAAGGCGATGGCGAATGCAACATACTTTTCCTTTTTCGATCTTGGAGTGGGTATAGGTGCTATTGTGTTCGGACAGATAGGCTATCTCTTAGGCTATAGAAGCATTTATATCACGGCAGCAGTCTCGATTTTCATATCAATGATCGTTTATTTATGCATTATCAGGAGCGAGGAAAAGTAA
- a CDS encoding type IIL restriction-modification enzyme MmeI, translating to MLWKKIIGEYGIVIDFAYRSFVWTNEAKGKAAVHCVIIGFSKGTLKKKKIFDGDEVILTQNINPYLVDAPTVFIESRKNPLVNVAKINYGSMPIDNGFLILSNDEKKQCVDENPDTEILLKRYVGGDELINNKIRWCLWLKDTPDPRLIRKSRFIMDRIRNTKQFRETSKRIATNKLADYPMLFGEIRQPDSQYIAIPKVSSERRRYIPISIVEPNVIANGSLLIISEANLYNFGILTSNVHMAWMRTTCGRMKSDYQYSASAANRNMKRPQCFLEEEHCSLLFLCFRGENK from the coding sequence ATTTTATGGAAAAAAATCATTGGAGAATATGGCATAGTGATAGATTTTGCTTACCGGTCTTTTGTCTGGACCAATGAGGCAAAAGGAAAGGCTGCTGTCCATTGTGTAATAATAGGTTTTTCAAAAGGTACCCTCAAGAAAAAGAAAATTTTTGACGGTGACGAAGTAATACTTACCCAAAATATCAATCCTTATCTAGTAGATGCTCCTACTGTGTTTATTGAAAGCAGGAAAAATCCTCTCGTGAATGTTGCTAAAATAAATTATGGAAGTATGCCCATAGATAATGGATTTTTGATACTATCGAATGATGAAAAAAAACAGTGTGTAGATGAGAATCCCGACACAGAAATCTTATTAAAAAGATATGTTGGCGGTGACGAACTAATAAATAATAAAATTCGTTGGTGTTTATGGCTCAAAGATACTCCAGACCCCAGATTAATTCGGAAATCAAGATTTATTATGGACCGGATTAGAAACACAAAACAATTTAGAGAAACCAGTAAAAGAATAGCTACTAATAAATTAGCTGATTATCCTATGCTATTCGGTGAAATAAGACAGCCTGACAGTCAATATATAGCTATCCCAAAAGTATCATCCGAAAGAAGACGTTACATCCCTATATCAATTGTTGAACCTAACGTAATTGCAAATGGGAGTTTACTAATTATTTCTGAAGCCAATTTGTATAATTTCGGCATATTAACATCAAATGTACACATGGCCTGGATGAGGACGACTTGTGGTCGTATGAAAAGCGATTATCAATATTCTGCCAGTGCTGCCAACAGAAACATGAAAAGACCGCAATGCTTTCTTGAAGAAGAACATTGCAGCCTTTTGTTTCTTTGTTTCAGAGGTGAAAATAAATAG
- a CDS encoding cytochrome P450 — MSDTDFSHDSPKGPKGRLITGHSKEFISDTLGFLTHLAKEYGDVAKIRFGPFQNVYFISNPDLIKQVLVTKQKSFLKSKDFHALKPLLGEGLLTSEKEIHMRQRRLIQPSFKKSHISNYAQDMIDITMNYISDWKNREERIITEDMMSLALGIISKTMFSMNLKEGYDELGEPIEASMRIAVKRMRTLLQLPLWVPTKNNREFKNSIQRLDTVIYNFIEKRRADAERHEDMLGILMDARDDEDGLAMTNQQVRDELMTIFLAGHETTANVLSWTLYLLSQHPEVETKLFNEIDSVIGNRNPTPGDYMKLTYTQNIINESMRIYPPGYIVSRKVEEDVVIGGYHFKKGDMLLLSQYVMHHKPEYFDNPESFNPERFENNFVKTLPPFAYFPFGGGARVCIGNHFAMMEAVLVLACIAQRYRIKLAPDHHEVKPLPSITLRPKRGLRMIVEDRKESFREPLIDD, encoded by the coding sequence TTGAGTGACACAGATTTTTCACATGATTCTCCCAAGGGCCCAAAAGGAAGACTAATTACTGGCCATTCAAAGGAGTTTATTTCAGATACACTTGGCTTTCTTACCCACTTAGCAAAAGAATATGGAGATGTTGCTAAAATTCGTTTTGGACCTTTCCAAAATGTTTACTTCATTTCAAATCCAGATTTAATTAAGCAGGTACTTGTAACAAAACAAAAATCCTTCTTGAAATCTAAGGACTTCCATGCTTTAAAACCGTTACTTGGAGAAGGCCTTCTTACAAGTGAAAAAGAAATTCACATGCGCCAAAGAAGGCTTATTCAACCTTCTTTCAAAAAGTCTCATATTAGCAATTATGCACAGGATATGATTGATATAACAATGAACTATATTTCCGATTGGAAAAACAGGGAAGAACGGATTATTACGGAGGATATGATGAGCCTTGCTCTCGGTATCATCAGCAAGACCATGTTCAGTATGAACCTCAAAGAAGGATATGACGAGCTCGGGGAACCTATAGAAGCATCTATGAGAATTGCTGTTAAAAGGATGAGAACACTTCTTCAATTGCCACTATGGGTTCCGACTAAAAATAACCGTGAATTTAAAAATTCGATACAAAGACTTGATACAGTGATTTATAACTTTATTGAAAAACGTAGGGCAGATGCAGAGAGACATGAGGACATGCTTGGGATTCTAATGGATGCTCGAGATGATGAGGATGGCTTAGCTATGACAAACCAGCAGGTACGTGATGAGCTAATGACCATTTTCCTTGCCGGTCACGAAACAACTGCAAACGTGCTTTCCTGGACCTTATACTTGCTTTCACAACACCCTGAAGTGGAAACTAAACTTTTCAATGAAATAGATAGCGTAATCGGCAATCGTAACCCTACTCCTGGCGATTATATGAAATTAACGTACACACAAAATATTATCAATGAATCAATGCGCATATACCCGCCTGGCTATATAGTATCACGGAAAGTGGAGGAGGATGTGGTAATAGGAGGATATCATTTTAAAAAAGGCGATATGCTCTTGTTAAGTCAGTATGTGATGCACCACAAGCCAGAGTATTTTGATAATCCAGAGTCTTTTAATCCTGAGCGATTTGAAAACAACTTTGTGAAAACTCTACCTCCGTTCGCTTACTTTCCATTTGGCGGAGGGGCGAGAGTTTGTATCGGTAATCATTTCGCAATGATGGAAGCTGTGCTTGTTTTAGCGTGCATTGCTCAACGATATCGGATAAAGCTTGCGCCGGACCATCATGAAGTAAAACCACTTCCGTCTATTACACTCAGACCAAAGCGTGGATTGCGCATGATAGTCGAAGATAGAAAAGAGTCTTTTCGTGAACCCTTAATTGATGATTAG
- a CDS encoding excisionase family DNA-binding protein, whose product MYITVEETADYLSVSVPYVEKLILQGKIRVLHDGEGEVLVYKEQFKTHFEQLEKYKKLVEELENEPIPEDKDIKDED is encoded by the coding sequence TTGTATATAACAGTAGAGGAAACGGCTGATTACTTATCGGTGTCTGTACCATATGTGGAGAAATTAATTTTACAAGGGAAAATAAGAGTTTTGCATGACGGTGAGGGTGAAGTATTGGTCTACAAGGAACAGTTCAAGACCCATTTTGAACAGCTTGAGAAATATAAAAAGTTAGTGGAGGAGTTGGAGAATGAACCAATTCCAGAAGATAAAGATATTAAAGATGAAGACTAA